One region of Podospora bellae-mahoneyi strain CBS 112042 chromosome 1 map unlocalized CBS112042p_1.2, whole genome shotgun sequence genomic DNA includes:
- the TMN2 gene encoding Transmembrane 9 superfamily member 2 (COG:U; BUSCO:EOG09261FH7; EggNog:ENOG503NVFB), with translation MQLQSHAPSGATLLISLLALPQLTSAFYLPGVAPTSYKQDDAVPLYVNAIRPVGDADSVLHSVLSWDYYHPTFQFCAPEGGGQPVGESLGSILFGDRIKTSAFELKMKHNETCKKQCEVTYGKNAAQFINQQIQEGVSLNWLVDGLPAGQKTIDVLSDTEFTNPGFLLGEQLDDGRIKFNNHYDIVIEYHEVNGNDGQYRVVGVIVQPESRKYTGEIGPDTCNTAPDIVELSETGDTKVRFTYSVYWIESSTAWATRWDKYLHVYDPKIQWFSLINSSVIVIFLVLTVMSVLVRALKKDIARYNRLDQINLDDLSGTSVLEDGVQEDSGWKLVHGDVFRNPSHPLLLSVFLGNGTQLFVMAGFTIAFALLGFLSPSNRGSLGTIMVLLYTVLGFVGGYTSARMYKSLQGEKWKLNIILTPLLVPGIVFAVFFLLDLFLWAEESSGAVPFTTMLVLIFIWFLISVPLSFAGSWLAFRAPAIEPPVRTNQIPRQIPPVTTYLKPIPSMLLVGLLPFGAIFVELYFIMTSIWFSRIYYMFGFLFLCYGLMIITCAAVTVLLVYFLLCAENYNWQWRAFLAAGTSGGYIFLNALIYWVTKLSLSGFAGSVLYIGYSALISFLFFILTGTIGYFASWLFVRKIYSSIKID, from the exons ATGCAACTACAAAGCCACGCGCCCTCAGGGGCAACGCTCTTGATCTCCCTGCTCGCCCTTCCCCAACTCACATCAGCTTTCTACCTTCCAGGTGTTGCGCCGACCTCATACAAGCAGGATGACGCCGTACCACTCTACGTCAACGCGATTCGACCAGTCGGCGATGCAGATTCAGTATTACATTCAGTATTATCATGGGATTACTACCACCCAACATTTCAGTTCTGCGCGCCAGAAGGGGGAGGGCAACCTGTGGGGGAGAGCTTGGGAAGCATCTTGTTTGGAGACAGAATCAAAACATCGGCCTTCGAGCTCAAGATGAAGCACAACGAAACCTGCAAGAAGCAGTGCGAGGTGACATACGGAAAGAACGCGGCCCAGTTCATAAACCAGCAGATTCAAGAAGGTGTCAGTCTCAACTGGCTGGTGGATGGGCTTCCGGCAGGCCAGAAGACAATCGATGTCTTGTCCGACACTGAGTTTACGAACCCCGGTTTCCTGTTGGGCGAGCAGCTAGACGATGGCCGAATCAAGTTCAACAACCACTACGACATCGTTATCGAGTATCACGAGGTCAACGGAAACGACGGCCAGTACCGTGTTGTCGGCGTCATTGTCCAGCCCGAGTCGAGGAAGTACACTGGCGAGATCGGCCCGGACACTTGCAACACAGCACCGGACATCGTCGAGCTGAGCGAGACAGGCGACACCAAGGTGCGGTTCACCTACAGCGTATACTGGATCGAGTCTTCGACTGCTTGGGCCACCAGATGGGACAAGTACCTCCATGTGTACGACCCCAAGATTCAGTGGTTCTCCCTCATCAACTCGTCTGTCAttgtcatcttcctcgtcctaACTGTCATGTCCGTCTTGGTCCGGGCTCTGAAGAAGGACATTGCGCGGTACAACCGTTTGGATCAGATCAACCTCGATGACCTGTCTGGAACTTCTGTGCTGGAAGATGGCGTGCAGGAGGACTCCGGCTGGAAGCTCGTCCATGGCGACGTCTTCCGCAATCCTTCCCAtccactcctcctctccgtaTTCTTGGGCAACGGCACCCAGCTCTTCGTCATGGCTGGCTTCACCATTGCCTTTGCCCTGCTAGGCTTTCTCTCCCCGTCCAATCGCGGTTCTCTCGGCACCATCATGGTCCTCCTTTACACGGTTTTGGGCTTTGTCGGTGGCTACACCTCTGCTCGCATGTACAAGTCGCTCCAGGGCGAGAAGTGGaagctcaacatcatcctgaCTCCTCTCTTGGTGCCTGGGATCGTCTTCGCCGTCTTCTTTCTGCTCGACCTCTTCCTGTGGGCCGAGGAGTCATCCGGCGCCGTGCCATTTACCACCATGCTCGTGCTCATCTTCATTTGGTTCCTCATCAGTGTTCCCCTTTCGTTCGCTGGCTCCTGGCTTGCCTTCCGTGCACCCGCGATCGAACCTCCTGTGCGCACCAACCAGATTCCTCGCCAGATCCCGCCAGTCACCACATATCTCAAGCCCATTCCCAGCATGCTTCTCGTTGGTCTGCTTCCCTTTGGCGCCATCTTCGTGGagctttactttattatgACGTCGATCTGGTTCAGCCGGATCTACTACATGTTTGGGTTCTTGTTTCTGTGCTACGGCTTGATGATCATCACTTGCGCCGCCGTCACCGTGCTGCTGGTTTACTTCTTGCTATGCGCTGAGAACTACAACTGGCAGTGGAGGGCTTTCTTGGCTGCTGGTACAAGCGGTGGGTATATCTTCCTCAACGCCCTCATCTACTGGGTTACCAAGCTGTCTTTGAGCGGGTTTGCGGGAAGTGTGTTGTACATTGGGTACAGCGCCTTGATTTCCTTTTTGTTCTTCATCCTGACTG GCACCATCGGATATTTTGCCAGCTGGCTGTTTGTGCGCAAGATTTACTCTTCCATCAAGATTGACTAG